The window CTCGTTTGGCGGCACCTATCTCGAACTCGTGCCGGGAGAGCGCCTTGTCTACACCGACGCGTTCGACGACCCGAATCTGCCGGACGAGATGCGGGTTACCGTGACGCTGAAGGCCGTTTCGGTGGGCACCGAAATCCATATCGAACAGGAAGGCGTGCCCGACGTAATCCCGCCCGATGCCTGTTACCTTGGATGGCAGGATTCGCTTCGCAAGCTCGCCAAGCTCGTGGAGCCCGAAATCAACGAATAGCCGGAACCCCCGCGCCGCCAGTGGAGGAGCCTTCCCATGACCCCCACCATCACCGCCTTTGAACGCT of the Shumkonia mesophila genome contains:
- a CDS encoding SRPBCC family protein, yielding MPNTIRLHRVIAAKPEKVYRAFVESDAVASWLPPYGYLCTVHELDAKVGGRHRMSFRNFTTGNGHSFGGTYLELVPGERLVYTDAFDDPNLPDEMRVTVTLKAVSVGTEIHIEQEGVPDVIPPDACYLGWQDSLRKLAKLVEPEINE